The following coding sequences are from one Ornithodoros turicata isolate Travis chromosome 1, ASM3712646v1, whole genome shotgun sequence window:
- the LOC135378224 gene encoding tRNA methyltransferase 10 homolog C-like, with protein sequence MGVISSCRILNCLANTILKTTPVCILTPLYVSKRLWSLQPNPTAERRADTEESALSWRETEHRYAVKDFEHLATDKVKKERIRLLLRQHKLLLRHKKPAPVNLSTEDVLSLLDQPSLKKRYRLFRYLFYKEEKKRKQIRKAEDESGPAFANAPIDPEESIRRLHRVPYTADACDKYGLFNNTILIRITDMRMRIYYESLQIPVIQFGQKLVFDLDYDHHMTLRESNKAAVDLKAAYGLNRRSRDPFHLYFCNANPSNSTIQIMNETLFDIRKHAVLTEVTEKSYLDLFPRKNLVYLSPDGDETLDMFDHDAVYIIGAFVDKGTKEGVTCAKARKEGIRTVRFPHTFTLPWEAEKTRPLHMPDVLKVLLQLKCTGDWTSALHHVSKHLIIGKE encoded by the coding sequence ATGGGAGTGATTTCAAGTTGTCGTATTTTGAATTGCTTAGCAAACACCATTCTAAAGACAACACCTGTTTGCATTTTAACACCTCTCTATGTGTCAAAGAGATTGTGGAGTTTGCAgccaaatccaacagcggaacGTCGTGCTGACACAGAGGAAAGCGCTTTGAGCTGGAGAGAGACGGAACATCGCTATGCTGTGAAAGATTTCGAGCATTTGGCAACGGACAAAGTAAAAAAGGAACGCATTCGCCTTCTCCTTCGTCAGCACAAGTTACTACTTCGTCATAAAAAGCCAGCTCCTGTTAACTTGTCGACAGAAGACGTCCTCAGCCTTCTCGACCAGCCGTCTCTTAAGAAACGTTACCGCCTCTTCCGGTACCTGTtctacaaagaagaaaagaaacggaaacaaaTTAGAAAAGCAGAAGACGAAAGTGGTCCCGCCTTCGCAAATGCTCCTATTGATCCCGAGGAATCCATTAGAAGACTTCACAGGGTACCCTACACGGCAGACGCATGCGATAAGTATGGTCTGTTCAACAATACAATTTTAATTCGGATCACTGATATGCGTATGCGCATCTACTATGAATCTCTACAAATCCCTGTAATACAGTTTGGCCAAAAGTTGGTCTTTGACCTCGACTATGACCACCACATGACACTCCGTGAGAGCAATAAGGCGGCGGTGGACCTTAAAGCAGCATATGGTTTGAACCGTCGAAGCAGAGACCCCTTCCACCTTTATTTTTGTAATGCAAATCCTTCGAATTCTACAATACAAATCATGAACGAGACTCTGTTTGACATTCGCAAACACGCAGTACTGACAGAGGTCACAGAGAAAAGTTATTTAGATCTCTTTCCAAGGAAGAATCTAGTGTATTTGTCACCAGACGGTGACGAAACTTTGGACATGTTTGACCATGATGCTGTCTACATTATTGGTGCGTTCGTTGATAAGGGAACCAAGGAAGGTGTCACATGTGCCAAGGCCAGAAAAGAAGGAATTCGAACAGTGAGGTTTCCTCATACTTTCACTTTGCCATGGGAGGCAGAGAAGACAAGACCACTTCATATGCCTGACGTGTTAAAAGTTTTATTGCAGTTGAAATGCACGGGGGACTGGACATCTGCACTTCACCACGTGTCAAAGCATCTCATTATTGGCAAGGAATGA